One window from the genome of Micromonospora aurantiaca ATCC 27029 encodes:
- a CDS encoding UBP-type zinc finger domain-containing protein codes for MSCRHLAEAGTAEPDTTTECPDCVAIGNPDWVHLRACLTCGHVGCCDSSPYQHATKHFESSGHPVMRSVQPGESWRWCFVDEEIG; via the coding sequence ATGAGCTGCCGGCACCTGGCCGAGGCGGGCACGGCCGAGCCCGACACCACCACCGAGTGCCCGGACTGCGTGGCGATCGGCAACCCGGACTGGGTGCATCTGCGCGCCTGCCTGACCTGCGGGCACGTGGGCTGTTGCGACTCCTCGCCGTACCAGCACGCCACGAAGCACTTCGAGTCGAGCGGCCACCCGGTGATGCGGTCGGTCCAGCCGGGGGAGTCGTGGCGCTGGTGCTTCGTGGACGAGGAGATCGGCTGA
- a CDS encoding GNAT family N-acetyltransferase — protein sequence MTDQQSITIRPGGPGDAPTLLRLLDSATAWLTELGRTDQWGTEPASIDPRRVAQAEAWAAGDGLYLAEIDGTVAGALVVGAATEYVPPATEPELYVNLLVTDRAYAGRGVGARLLAYAAELARERGVGLLRVDCFRSPDRALVRFYESCGFTATEPFTVERPGRPTWTGQVLERRVG from the coding sequence ATGACCGACCAGCAGAGCATCACCATCCGTCCGGGTGGGCCCGGCGACGCGCCCACGCTGCTGCGGCTGCTCGACAGCGCCACCGCATGGCTGACCGAACTCGGGCGTACCGACCAGTGGGGCACCGAGCCGGCGTCGATCGACCCGCGCCGCGTCGCCCAGGCCGAGGCGTGGGCCGCCGGCGACGGCCTGTACCTCGCCGAGATCGACGGGACGGTGGCGGGCGCGCTGGTGGTGGGCGCGGCGACCGAGTACGTGCCGCCCGCCACCGAGCCGGAGCTGTACGTGAACCTGCTGGTCACCGACCGGGCGTACGCCGGGCGCGGGGTCGGGGCGCGGTTGCTGGCGTACGCGGCGGAGCTGGCCCGCGAGCGCGGCGTCGGCCTGCTGCGGGTGGACTGCTTCCGCAGCCCCGACCGGGCGCTCGTGCGGTTCTACGAGAGCTGCGGGTTCACCGCCACCGAGCCGTTCACGGTGGAGCGGCCGGGCCGCCCGACGTGGACCGGGCAGGTGCTGGAGCGCCGGGTCGGCTGA
- a CDS encoding MFS transporter — protein sequence MGRVSPLPPPGPLRTLAYATLVNTVGAGLWLAGGALYLTRDVGLSATSVGAGLTVAGLVGLSASVPLGALADRWDPRTLRAVLQVGQAVAALAYLLVGSFPAFLAVAVPEALLAAGNLAVRAALVAAVGGPDGRVHAFATLRAVANLGITVGTALAGIALAVDTHRAYQVLIVGNAATYLLSAALLLRLPPQPVAAAWPAGAAHRSAGPHGPTGTRRGPLRDGRFLAVSGVSAVLSTHVTVLVLVVPLWTVDRAGAPPPVVSAVLLANTVLTVLLAVRLSRGAERAAPAARKLRRAGLVLAAATPLYAATAVLPVLPAVVLLLVATAVWTVGDLWHGAAGAGLAYDLAPPGAIGAYQGADGLLAGLAQALGRGLLTLLVLGGGPVGWLVLGGILAAAGLAAPALARRAIANRPAPEARAAGVPG from the coding sequence ATGGGACGCGTCTCGCCGCTCCCGCCGCCCGGGCCGCTGCGCACCCTCGCGTACGCCACGCTGGTGAACACCGTCGGCGCGGGGCTGTGGCTGGCGGGCGGTGCGCTCTACCTGACCCGGGACGTGGGCCTCTCCGCCACCTCGGTGGGCGCCGGGCTCACAGTCGCGGGGCTGGTCGGGCTGAGCGCCAGCGTGCCGCTGGGCGCGCTGGCCGACAGATGGGATCCGCGTACGCTCCGGGCCGTCCTCCAGGTGGGTCAGGCGGTCGCCGCGCTGGCGTACCTGCTGGTCGGTTCGTTTCCGGCGTTCCTGGCGGTGGCGGTGCCGGAGGCGCTGCTCGCGGCCGGCAACCTGGCGGTACGGGCGGCGCTCGTCGCGGCGGTGGGCGGCCCGGACGGCCGGGTGCACGCGTTCGCGACGCTAAGGGCGGTGGCGAACCTGGGCATCACCGTCGGTACCGCGCTGGCCGGGATCGCGCTCGCCGTGGACACGCACCGGGCGTACCAGGTGCTGATCGTCGGCAACGCGGCCACGTACCTGCTCTCGGCGGCGCTGCTGCTGCGCCTGCCGCCGCAGCCCGTCGCCGCCGCGTGGCCGGCCGGCGCGGCGCACCGGTCAGCCGGCCCACACGGGCCAACCGGTACGCGACGGGGACCGCTGCGGGACGGGCGGTTCCTCGCGGTCAGCGGCGTCTCGGCGGTGCTCAGCACGCACGTGACGGTGCTCGTGCTCGTCGTGCCGCTGTGGACTGTGGACCGGGCCGGCGCGCCGCCACCCGTGGTGTCGGCGGTTCTGCTCGCGAACACGGTCCTCACCGTGCTGCTCGCGGTCCGGCTGAGCCGGGGCGCCGAGCGGGCCGCGCCGGCCGCCCGGAAGCTGCGCCGGGCCGGGCTGGTGCTCGCGGCGGCCACACCGTTGTACGCGGCGACGGCCGTCCTGCCGGTGCTCCCCGCGGTCGTCCTGCTGCTCGTCGCCACTGCGGTGTGGACGGTCGGCGACCTGTGGCACGGCGCGGCCGGCGCGGGCCTCGCCTACGACCTGGCACCGCCCGGCGCGATCGGCGCCTACCAGGGTGCGGACGGCCTGCTCGCCGGGCTGGCCCAGGCGCTCGGCCGAGGGCTGCTCACGCTGCTGGTGCTCGGTGGCGGTCCGGTCGGCTGGCTGGTGCTCGGCGGGATCCTCGCCGCCGCCGGGCTGGCCGCCCCGGCTCTGGCCCGCCGGGCGATCGCGAACCGGCCGGCGCCGGAGGCACGGGCCGCCGGTGTGCCCGGGTGA
- a CDS encoding DinB family protein, translated as MPASVTASVPALLRRQFDLTWALAEYHLDRLEPGDFLWEPAALCWTMRQDPAGGWRADWADTEPDPVPVPTIAWLTWHIGWWWSVAADHVRQRPARERDDIRWPGPGAETVAWLRELRSEWTDTLDGLTEAGLDRPSAYPWPADAGLTVADLAAWVNAELMKNVAEIGQLRLMRAAGRAA; from the coding sequence GTGCCCGCCTCCGTGACCGCCTCCGTGCCCGCCCTGCTGCGCCGGCAGTTCGACCTGACCTGGGCGCTCGCCGAGTACCACCTCGACCGGCTGGAGCCGGGTGATTTCCTCTGGGAACCGGCCGCGCTGTGCTGGACCATGCGCCAGGACCCGGCCGGCGGGTGGCGTGCCGACTGGGCCGACACCGAGCCGGACCCGGTCCCGGTGCCCACGATCGCGTGGCTGACCTGGCACATCGGCTGGTGGTGGTCGGTGGCGGCCGACCACGTGCGGCAGCGGCCGGCGCGGGAGCGCGACGACATCCGCTGGCCCGGACCGGGCGCGGAGACTGTGGCGTGGCTGCGGGAGCTGCGGTCGGAGTGGACGGACACGCTGGACGGGCTGACCGAGGCCGGCCTGGACCGGCCGTCCGCGTACCCCTGGCCCGCCGACGCCGGGCTCACCGTCGCGGACCTGGCCGCGTGGGTGAACGCCGAGCTGATGAAGAACGTGGCCGAGATCGGGCAGCTCCGGCTTATGCGGGCGGCAGGGCGGGCGGCCTGA
- a CDS encoding DMT family transporter, giving the protein MAYLFLLGAITAEVIGTSLLKATDGFTRLWPTVGLAVAYLSAFGLLSLAVKDIPVGVAYAVWSGLGTAAIMAIGAAFLGEPLSVTKVVGAGLVIAGVVVLNLGGAH; this is encoded by the coding sequence ATGGCGTACCTGTTCCTGCTCGGCGCGATCACCGCCGAGGTGATCGGCACCAGCCTGCTCAAGGCCACCGACGGCTTCACCCGGCTCTGGCCCACTGTCGGCCTCGCCGTGGCGTACCTGTCCGCGTTCGGCCTGCTCTCGCTCGCAGTGAAGGACATCCCGGTCGGCGTCGCGTACGCAGTCTGGTCCGGCCTCGGCACCGCCGCCATCATGGCGATCGGCGCGGCGTTCCTCGGTGAGCCGCTGAGCGTGACGAAGGTGGTCGGGGCGGGACTCGTCATCGCCGGGGTGGTGGTGCTCAACCTCGGCGGCGCGCACTGA
- a CDS encoding glycoside hydrolase family 9 protein, which translates to MTRSRRRLAALAATTLALTGLTAGPASAEVPPDAPEQLRNGDFSAGVSPWFSYGTGDLAVVDGRLCTSVAAGTANPWDAGIGQDAVPLTQGAEYELSFDVSATPGAAVKAVLQLGSAPYTTYASVDATATGTAKRVTTTFTSPADNPTAQLIFQVGGSAQAQTFCLDNVSLRGGEPAPPYEPDTGPRVRVNQVGYLPGGPKHATVVTEATEALPWQLKSAGGAVVASGRTTPRGTDAASAQNVQTADFSAYRTPGTGYTLTVDGETSHPFDISGALYDRLRADSLQFFYAQRSGIEIDGDLIGEEYARPAGHLGVAPNQGDTDVPCQAGVCDYSLDVRGGWYDAGDHGKYVVNGGIAAYQLLSTFERTKTAETAGGGAALGDSTLRLPERGNDVPDVLDEARWELEFLLRMQVPAGEQLAGMVHHKIHDRNWTGLPLQPQDDPQPRELHAPSTAATLNLAAVAAQCQRLYAPYDAAFAARCGTAAKTAYAAAKAHPAIYASASDGTGGGAYDDTNVTDEFYWAAVELWLTTGDKAYLADVTGSPLHTADVFAPNGAFGWQSVAALGRLDLATVPNTLPAAEKTRIRESITAAADSYLATIAGQAYGLPFPGSADAYVWGSNSNLVNNAIVLATAFDLSRDAKYRDGAVQAADYLFGRNALNMSYVTGWGEQHARNQHSRIFGHQLNPDLPRPPAGSLAGGPNAALQDPFAANLLAGCAPMFCYVDDINSYATNEVAINWNSALAWLASFLADQGDAGAVPAPSCAVTYTTHGSWPSGFTTQVTVRNTGTTAVNGWSLRWAFLGDQKVGHAWSAQLGQSGATVTAKNLSWNAKLAPGASTTFGFNGTASRSPNPDPGLVTLNGKACTVS; encoded by the coding sequence GTGACCCGATCCCGTCGTCGGCTCGCCGCACTCGCGGCCACCACGCTGGCGCTCACCGGCCTCACCGCCGGCCCGGCGAGCGCCGAGGTGCCGCCGGACGCCCCCGAACAACTCCGCAACGGCGACTTCAGCGCCGGTGTCTCACCCTGGTTCTCGTACGGCACCGGCGACCTCGCGGTCGTCGACGGCCGTCTCTGCACCTCCGTCGCGGCGGGCACCGCCAACCCGTGGGACGCCGGCATCGGCCAGGACGCGGTGCCGCTGACCCAGGGTGCCGAGTACGAGCTGTCCTTCGACGTCTCCGCGACCCCCGGCGCGGCCGTCAAGGCGGTGCTCCAGCTCGGCAGCGCCCCCTACACCACGTACGCGAGCGTCGACGCGACCGCAACCGGCACCGCGAAGCGCGTCACCACCACGTTCACCTCGCCGGCCGACAACCCCACCGCCCAGCTGATCTTCCAGGTCGGCGGCAGCGCCCAGGCGCAGACGTTCTGCCTGGACAACGTGTCGCTGCGCGGCGGGGAGCCGGCGCCGCCGTACGAGCCGGACACCGGCCCCCGGGTCCGGGTCAACCAGGTCGGCTACCTGCCCGGCGGGCCGAAGCACGCGACTGTGGTCACCGAGGCCACCGAGGCGCTGCCCTGGCAGCTCAAGTCCGCCGGCGGCGCGGTGGTCGCCAGCGGGCGGACCACGCCGCGCGGCACCGACGCGGCCTCCGCGCAGAACGTGCAGACGGCCGACTTCTCCGCGTACCGCACTCCGGGCACCGGCTACACGTTGACCGTCGACGGCGAGACCAGCCACCCGTTCGACATCTCCGGCGCGCTCTACGACCGGCTGCGCGCCGACTCGCTCCAGTTCTTCTACGCCCAGCGCAGCGGCATCGAGATCGACGGCGACCTGATCGGCGAGGAGTACGCCCGCCCGGCCGGCCACCTCGGCGTCGCGCCCAACCAGGGCGACACCGACGTGCCGTGCCAGGCCGGCGTCTGCGACTACTCGCTGGACGTGCGCGGCGGCTGGTACGACGCGGGTGACCACGGCAAGTACGTCGTCAACGGCGGCATCGCCGCCTACCAGCTCCTGAGCACGTTCGAGCGGACCAAGACGGCCGAGACCGCCGGCGGCGGCGCCGCACTGGGCGACTCCACGCTGCGGCTGCCCGAGCGCGGCAACGACGTGCCGGACGTGCTCGACGAGGCCCGCTGGGAGCTGGAGTTCCTGCTGCGCATGCAGGTGCCGGCGGGTGAGCAACTGGCCGGGATGGTCCACCACAAGATCCACGACCGGAACTGGACCGGCCTGCCGCTGCAGCCCCAGGACGACCCGCAGCCGCGTGAGCTGCACGCGCCGTCCACAGCCGCCACGCTGAACCTGGCCGCCGTCGCGGCGCAGTGCCAGCGGCTGTACGCCCCGTACGACGCCGCGTTCGCCGCGCGCTGCGGCACCGCCGCGAAGACCGCGTACGCGGCGGCCAAGGCGCACCCGGCGATCTACGCCTCGGCCAGCGACGGCACCGGCGGCGGCGCGTACGACGACACCAACGTCACCGACGAGTTCTACTGGGCCGCCGTCGAGCTGTGGCTGACCACCGGCGACAAGGCGTACCTGGCCGACGTCACCGGCTCGCCGCTGCACACCGCCGACGTGTTCGCCCCGAACGGCGCGTTCGGCTGGCAGAGCGTCGCCGCGCTGGGCCGCCTCGACCTGGCGACCGTGCCGAACACGCTGCCCGCCGCGGAGAAGACCCGCATCCGCGAGTCGATCACCGCCGCCGCCGACAGCTACCTGGCCACGATCGCCGGCCAGGCGTACGGGCTGCCGTTCCCGGGCAGCGCCGACGCGTACGTCTGGGGCAGCAACAGCAACCTGGTGAACAACGCCATCGTGCTCGCCACCGCGTTCGACCTGAGCCGGGACGCGAAGTACCGGGACGGCGCGGTGCAGGCCGCGGACTACCTGTTCGGCCGCAACGCGCTGAACATGTCGTACGTGACCGGGTGGGGTGAGCAGCACGCCCGCAACCAGCACAGCCGGATCTTCGGCCACCAGCTGAACCCGGACCTGCCGCGCCCGCCGGCCGGTTCGCTCGCCGGTGGTCCGAACGCCGCGCTCCAGGACCCGTTCGCGGCGAACCTGCTCGCCGGGTGCGCGCCGATGTTCTGCTACGTCGACGACATCAACTCGTACGCGACGAACGAGGTGGCGATCAACTGGAACTCGGCGCTGGCGTGGCTCGCGTCGTTCCTGGCCGACCAGGGTGACGCGGGCGCGGTGCCGGCGCCGTCCTGCGCGGTCACCTACACCACGCACGGGAGCTGGCCGTCCGGCTTCACCACCCAGGTGACGGTGCGCAACACCGGCACGACGGCGGTGAACGGGTGGAGCCTGCGCTGGGCCTTCCTCGGCGACCAGAAGGTGGGCCACGCGTGGTCGGCGCAGCTCGGCCAGAGCGGCGCCACTGTCACCGCGAAGAACCTGTCCTGGAACGCGAAGCTGGCACCGGGCGCGTCCACCACGTTCGGCTTCAACGGGACCGCCTCCCGGTCTCCCAACCCGGATCCGGGGCTTGTCACGCTGAACGGAAAGGCCTGCACGGTCTCCTGA